In the Leifsonia sp. 466MF genome, one interval contains:
- a CDS encoding aldo/keto reductase produces the protein MTAPRRTIGSSDLEVFPLSLGGNVFGWTADRETSFDVLDGYTAAGGNFVDTADGYSAWVPGNTGGDSERILGEWFEARGNRDQVVLATKVSQHPDFKGLAADNIRRAADASLERLKSDYIDLYYAHFDDETVPLEETVAALSGLVDAGKVRYIGISNYSPERIEEWFRITEREGLHRAVALQPHYNLVERGYETTYRPIAEREGLGVMPYFALAAGFLTGKYRDGVTVDSARAGGAAKYLDDTGRAVLSALDEVAAAHGASVASVALAWLAAQPTITAPIASARTTEQLPDLLASVELELTGDELEALAGASEAAKAA, from the coding sequence ATGACTGCACCGCGCCGCACGATCGGTTCGTCCGACCTCGAGGTCTTCCCGCTCTCTCTGGGGGGTAACGTCTTCGGCTGGACGGCCGACCGCGAGACATCGTTCGACGTCCTCGACGGGTACACCGCGGCGGGTGGCAACTTCGTCGACACCGCCGATGGCTACTCGGCGTGGGTCCCTGGCAACACGGGCGGCGACTCCGAGCGCATCCTCGGCGAGTGGTTCGAGGCGCGTGGCAACCGCGACCAGGTGGTGCTCGCGACCAAGGTGAGCCAGCACCCGGACTTCAAGGGGCTCGCTGCCGACAACATCCGTCGGGCGGCCGACGCATCGCTGGAGCGACTGAAGTCGGACTACATCGACCTCTACTACGCCCACTTCGACGACGAGACGGTGCCGCTGGAGGAGACGGTGGCGGCGCTCTCCGGCCTGGTGGATGCGGGCAAGGTCCGCTACATCGGCATCTCGAACTACTCGCCCGAGCGCATCGAGGAGTGGTTCCGGATCACCGAGCGCGAGGGGCTCCACCGCGCCGTCGCCCTTCAGCCGCACTACAACCTGGTCGAGCGCGGGTACGAGACGACGTACCGCCCGATCGCCGAGCGCGAGGGCCTCGGTGTGATGCCGTACTTCGCTCTCGCGGCCGGCTTCCTGACGGGCAAGTACCGCGACGGCGTCACGGTCGACAGCGCTCGCGCCGGCGGTGCCGCGAAGTACCTCGACGACACCGGCCGCGCCGTCCTCTCGGCCCTGGACGAGGTGGCCGCCGCCCACGGCGCCTCCGTCGCATCGGTCGCCCTCGCCTGGCTGGCCGCGCAGCCGACCATCACCGCCCCGATCGCCAGCGCCCGCACCACGGAGCAGCTGCCGGACCTCCTCGCGTCCGTCGAGCTCGAGCTCACGGGCGACGAGCTGGAGGCGCTCGCCGGAGCCTCGGAGGCGGCCAAGGCGGCCTGA
- a CDS encoding pentapeptide repeat-containing protein has protein sequence MRTAEEPRRELRADCSRCVGLCCVALAFARSADFAFDKPAGDPCVNLDHDDLCTIHPRLRESGFRGCTVFDCFGAGQQVTQHTFDGMGWRGDADRRREMFAVFPLMRQLHELLWYLEEALALPAAARIHPALRRARAEVLELTDAPSAVIVDSDIDDPRAPAAELLREAARLTREAGPVGTGPLGAGRKRTARSRIQPGADLLGADLRGADLRGAELRDALLIAADLRDADLSRAELIGADLRDARLDGADLREAIYLTQVQVNAATGDSRTLLPPTLDRPGHWA, from the coding sequence GTGCGCACCGCTGAAGAACCCCGCCGCGAGCTGAGAGCCGACTGCTCCCGGTGCGTCGGACTCTGCTGCGTCGCCCTCGCCTTCGCACGCTCCGCCGACTTCGCGTTCGACAAGCCCGCCGGCGACCCCTGCGTCAACCTCGACCACGACGACCTCTGCACCATCCACCCGAGGCTCCGCGAGAGCGGCTTCCGCGGCTGCACGGTCTTCGACTGCTTCGGAGCCGGCCAGCAGGTGACGCAGCACACCTTCGACGGGATGGGGTGGCGCGGCGACGCCGACCGCCGTCGCGAGATGTTCGCCGTCTTCCCGCTCATGCGCCAGCTGCACGAGCTCCTCTGGTACCTCGAGGAGGCGCTCGCACTACCCGCGGCAGCCCGCATCCATCCCGCGCTCCGCCGTGCGCGTGCGGAGGTGCTGGAGCTGACAGACGCGCCGAGCGCGGTCATCGTCGACTCCGACATCGACGACCCGCGCGCACCGGCCGCCGAGCTCCTCCGCGAGGCCGCTCGGCTCACCCGCGAGGCCGGACCCGTCGGCACCGGACCCCTCGGTGCCGGCAGGAAGCGGACCGCGCGTTCGCGCATCCAGCCGGGCGCAGACCTCCTGGGCGCCGACCTCCGCGGGGCGGACCTCCGGGGGGCCGAACTCCGCGACGCTCTCCTGATCGCCGCCGACCTCCGCGACGCCGACCTGTCCCGTGCCGAACTGATCGGAGCCGACCTCCGCGACGCGCGCCTCGACGGCGCCGACCTCCGCGAGGCGATCTATCTGACGCAGGTGCAGGTCAACGCGGCGACGGGCGACAGCCGCACCCTCCTGCCGCCGACGCTCGACCGCCCCGGCCACTGGGCATGA
- a CDS encoding LacI family DNA-binding transcriptional regulator: protein MPGIDDVARLAGVSTATVSRALSGNGPVSDHTRARVVQAASELGYVVSSDASSLASGRTRNIGAVVPHLNRWFFTSVIEGAERVLLGQGYDLTLYNLSGDGGERRRVFDHHLLRNRVDAVFTVSLELAEGEVSRLLALGKPVVGVGGPLPGVSTLTIDDLAVARLATDHLISLGHIRIAHIGGSQEFDLDFHIPTSRRLGYEQALRDAGLPVDEQLHRASDFTLPGGYDAAKQLLGSPHERPTAIFAGSDEMAIGAILAARDLGLSVPRDVSIIGIDDHPLADFFGLSTVAQHPDRQGEQAAALLLDALQAARAAPTRARPDPLSHTAPADLIVRSSTAVHP, encoded by the coding sequence ATGCCCGGGATCGACGATGTCGCGCGTCTCGCCGGCGTCTCCACGGCCACCGTCTCCCGCGCCCTGAGCGGCAACGGCCCGGTCTCCGACCACACACGGGCGCGCGTCGTCCAGGCGGCGTCGGAGCTCGGGTACGTCGTCTCCTCCGACGCGTCGAGCCTCGCCTCCGGCCGCACCCGCAACATCGGCGCCGTCGTGCCGCACCTCAACCGCTGGTTCTTCACCTCCGTCATCGAGGGCGCCGAGCGCGTCCTGCTGGGGCAGGGCTACGACCTCACGCTCTACAACCTCAGCGGGGACGGCGGCGAGCGCCGTCGCGTCTTCGACCACCACCTGCTGCGCAACCGGGTGGATGCGGTCTTCACCGTCTCGCTGGAGCTGGCGGAGGGCGAGGTTAGCCGGCTCCTCGCACTCGGAAAGCCCGTCGTCGGCGTGGGCGGCCCCCTCCCCGGCGTCAGCACCCTGACCATCGACGACCTGGCCGTCGCCCGCCTCGCCACAGACCACCTGATCTCGCTTGGGCACATCCGCATCGCCCACATCGGCGGCTCGCAGGAGTTCGACCTCGACTTCCACATCCCGACCAGCCGGCGCCTCGGCTACGAGCAGGCGCTGCGGGATGCGGGCCTCCCCGTCGACGAACAGCTGCACCGCGCCTCCGACTTCACCCTCCCCGGCGGTTACGACGCGGCGAAGCAACTGCTCGGGTCGCCGCACGAGCGCCCGACGGCGATCTTCGCGGGCTCGGACGAGATGGCCATCGGCGCCATCCTCGCCGCACGCGACCTCGGACTCTCCGTCCCCCGCGACGTCTCCATTATCGGCATCGACGACCATCCTCTCGCCGACTTCTTCGGACTGAGCACGGTCGCGCAGCATCCCGACCGGCAGGGCGAACAGGCCGCCGCCCTGCTGCTCGACGCCCTCCAGGCCGCGCGGGCCGCTCCGACCCGGGCACGCCCCGATCCCCTCAGCCACACCGCTCCGGCGGATCTGATCGTGCGGTCCAGCACCGCCGTCCACCCCTGA
- a CDS encoding glycoside hydrolase family 13 protein: MTTIAAPTPLPHTELTPSAPGREWWRSAVIYQVYPRSFADSDGDGMGDLPGITHRLPALRELGVDAVWLSPFQSSPQRDAGYDVSDYCDVDVRFGTLADFDTMLATAHDLGLRVIIDIVPNHSSSDHRWFQEALAAGPGSPERARYIFRDGKGEDGELPPNNWESIFGGAAWTRITEADGRPGQWYLHLFDKSQPDFDWENPWVWEQFRDILRFWLDRGVDGFRVDVAHGMVKEAGLPDYTPPAHMGSMGGTASTQETGGIPLEPEIAAHADGEPPTPPYFAQDGVHAIYRDWHKVLDEYTGDRVLCGEAWVEPLDKLARWVRPDEMQQTFNFAYLETPWNASALRSVIDRSIAAFSSVGAPSTWVLSNHDVVRHATRLALHGENLQGHGIGPKTTGLPDPVFALHRARAATALMLALPGSAYLYQGEELGVPEAIGLPDDARQDPTWFRTNGERYGRDGCRVPIPWEGAEASYGFGPTAASWLPQPATWAAYTRSSQAGVPGSTLTMYQDALEARRRYDLAFGSPEWMDLGGDTLAFRSGEVTVVVNFGEEPVELPEGEVVLASGALDGGTLPRDTTAWLV, from the coding sequence GTGACCACCATCGCCGCTCCGACCCCCCTCCCCCACACCGAGCTCACGCCGTCGGCCCCCGGCCGCGAATGGTGGCGCTCCGCCGTCATCTACCAGGTGTATCCGCGCTCCTTCGCCGACTCGGACGGCGACGGGATGGGCGACCTGCCCGGCATCACCCACCGCCTCCCCGCTCTCCGCGAGCTGGGGGTGGATGCCGTCTGGCTGTCTCCGTTCCAGAGCTCGCCGCAGCGCGACGCCGGGTACGACGTCTCCGACTACTGCGACGTCGACGTCCGCTTCGGCACCCTCGCCGACTTCGACACGATGCTCGCGACCGCGCACGACCTCGGTCTGCGCGTGATCATCGACATCGTCCCGAACCACTCGTCGAGCGATCACCGCTGGTTCCAGGAGGCGCTCGCGGCCGGTCCGGGAAGCCCCGAGCGGGCGCGGTACATCTTCCGTGACGGGAAGGGCGAGGACGGCGAACTGCCGCCGAACAACTGGGAGTCGATCTTCGGCGGTGCTGCGTGGACGCGCATCACCGAGGCCGACGGGCGGCCCGGCCAGTGGTACCTGCACCTGTTCGACAAGTCGCAGCCGGACTTCGACTGGGAGAACCCGTGGGTCTGGGAGCAGTTCCGTGACATCCTGCGCTTCTGGCTGGACCGCGGTGTCGACGGCTTCCGGGTGGATGTCGCCCACGGCATGGTCAAGGAGGCCGGCCTCCCCGACTACACCCCGCCCGCGCACATGGGCAGCATGGGCGGCACTGCGTCGACGCAGGAGACCGGCGGCATCCCGCTGGAGCCGGAGATCGCGGCGCACGCCGACGGCGAGCCGCCGACACCTCCCTACTTCGCTCAGGACGGCGTGCACGCCATCTACCGCGACTGGCACAAGGTCCTGGATGAGTACACCGGCGACCGCGTGCTGTGCGGCGAGGCCTGGGTGGAGCCGCTCGACAAGCTGGCCCGCTGGGTCCGGCCGGACGAGATGCAGCAGACCTTCAACTTCGCGTACCTGGAGACCCCGTGGAACGCGTCCGCTCTCCGCAGCGTGATCGACCGCTCGATCGCCGCGTTCAGCAGCGTCGGCGCCCCGAGCACCTGGGTGCTGTCGAACCACGACGTCGTCCGCCACGCCACGCGCCTTGCGCTGCACGGCGAGAACCTGCAGGGCCACGGCATCGGTCCGAAGACCACCGGGCTGCCGGACCCGGTCTTCGCTCTCCATCGGGCGCGGGCGGCGACGGCGCTCATGCTGGCCCTGCCCGGTTCCGCCTACCTCTACCAGGGCGAGGAGCTCGGGGTGCCCGAGGCGATCGGCCTGCCGGACGACGCGCGCCAGGACCCGACGTGGTTCCGCACCAACGGCGAGCGGTACGGCCGTGACGGCTGCCGCGTCCCCATCCCGTGGGAGGGCGCCGAGGCGTCGTACGGTTTCGGGCCGACCGCCGCGAGCTGGCTGCCCCAGCCGGCGACCTGGGCGGCATACACCCGGTCGTCGCAGGCGGGCGTTCCGGGTTCGACGCTGACGATGTACCAGGACGCCCTGGAGGCCCGCCGTCGCTACGACCTGGCGTTCGGCTCCCCCGAGTGGATGGACCTGGGCGGCGACACGCTCGCCTTCCGCTCCGGCGAGGTCACCGTGGTGGTCAACTTCGGGGAGGAGCCGGTGGAACTGCCCGAGGGCGAGGTGGTCCTGGCGAGCGGCGCGCTCGACGGAGGTACGCTTCCCCGCGACACGACCGCCTGGCTGGTCTGA
- a CDS encoding inositol monophosphatase family protein, with the protein MTSNAELLEIAATVARRAAAFALQRRQDGVEIAASKSSLSDIVTRADRETEQLIRDALSAARPRDGFLGEESGGGSSQSGLTWVVDPIDGTVNYFYGIPAWAVSIAVVEGDPEPATWKALAGAVVNPISGEVFTAYTGGGARLNGEPIHVTEGVELPLALIGTGFGYDAEVRRRQAGFVAELIGDVRDIRRIGAASLDLCSVAAGRLDGYYERGLNPWDHAAGALIAQEAGARVAGIGGGPADRRLTVAAAPDLFEQLHPRVERFYADWE; encoded by the coding sequence ATGACCTCCAACGCCGAGCTGCTCGAGATCGCCGCCACCGTCGCCCGCCGCGCCGCCGCCTTCGCGCTGCAGCGCCGTCAGGACGGGGTGGAGATCGCCGCGTCCAAGTCGTCGCTCAGCGACATCGTCACGCGCGCCGACCGCGAGACGGAGCAGCTGATCCGCGACGCACTCTCGGCCGCCCGCCCGCGCGACGGGTTCCTCGGTGAGGAGTCCGGCGGCGGCAGCAGTCAGAGCGGTCTGACCTGGGTCGTCGACCCGATCGACGGGACGGTCAACTACTTCTACGGCATCCCGGCCTGGGCCGTCAGCATCGCCGTCGTCGAGGGCGATCCGGAGCCCGCGACCTGGAAGGCTCTCGCCGGTGCCGTGGTGAACCCCATATCCGGAGAGGTCTTCACCGCGTACACCGGGGGAGGGGCGCGGCTGAACGGGGAGCCCATCCACGTCACCGAAGGGGTGGAGCTGCCGCTCGCCCTCATCGGCACCGGCTTCGGCTACGACGCCGAGGTGCGGCGCCGGCAGGCGGGATTCGTCGCCGAGCTGATCGGCGACGTGCGCGACATCCGCCGCATCGGCGCCGCGTCTCTCGACCTGTGCTCGGTCGCCGCCGGCCGGCTCGACGGGTACTACGAGCGCGGACTGAACCCGTGGGATCACGCCGCCGGTGCCCTGATCGCCCAGGAGGCCGGAGCGCGGGTCGCCGGAATCGGCGGAGGCCCGGCCGACCGCCGCCTCACGGTGGCGGCCGCGCCGGACCTCTTCGAGCAGCTGCACCCCCGCGTCGAGCGCTTCTACGCCGACTGGGAGTGA
- a CDS encoding helix-turn-helix domain-containing protein: MLVRHAIGSVLRRIRTERGTTLRELSETSRVSVPYLSEIERGRKEASSEILAALCRVLGISEGELLTRVAAEFAGAQVLTLVPEREIEREPASTLELQSAAVGRTAQTSGVVALAA, from the coding sequence ATGCTCGTACGGCATGCGATCGGATCGGTGCTCCGCCGGATCAGGACGGAGCGCGGGACGACGCTGCGCGAGCTCTCCGAGACCTCCAGGGTGTCGGTCCCGTACCTCTCCGAGATCGAGCGGGGCCGCAAAGAGGCGTCGTCTGAGATCCTCGCCGCGCTGTGCCGCGTGCTCGGGATCAGCGAGGGTGAGCTCCTGACCCGCGTCGCGGCCGAGTTCGCGGGCGCGCAGGTGCTGACTCTGGTGCCGGAGCGGGAGATCGAGCGCGAGCCCGCATCCACTCTGGAGCTGCAGTCGGCCGCGGTCGGCCGCACTGCGCAGACCTCCGGCGTCGTCGCGCTCGCCGCCTGA
- a CDS encoding nucleoside deaminase encodes MTAAAATEDHVRRAIQVSLDARAHGNHPFGAILVAPDGTISLEAENTVVTENDITGHAETNLVRKAWEAIPHAELPGYTLVTSCEPCAMCSGAIYWAGIGAVVYGLSEQGLRALTGDHPENPTLDHPCRLIFADGSREVTVLGPILEDEAVDPHRGFWHD; translated from the coding sequence ATGACCGCAGCAGCAGCGACCGAAGACCACGTGCGACGCGCGATCCAGGTGTCCCTCGACGCCCGCGCCCACGGCAACCACCCGTTCGGCGCGATCCTCGTCGCTCCCGACGGCACGATCTCCCTCGAAGCGGAGAACACCGTGGTCACCGAGAACGACATCACCGGCCACGCGGAGACCAATCTGGTGAGAAAGGCGTGGGAGGCCATCCCGCACGCCGAGCTCCCCGGATACACCCTCGTCACCTCGTGCGAGCCGTGTGCCATGTGCAGCGGCGCGATCTACTGGGCCGGGATCGGCGCGGTGGTCTACGGCCTCTCCGAGCAGGGTCTGCGCGCCCTCACGGGCGACCACCCCGAGAATCCGACGCTGGACCACCCGTGCCGCCTCATCTTCGCCGACGGGAGCCGCGAGGTCACCGTCCTCGGCCCGATCCTCGAAGACGAAGCGGTCGATCCGCACCGCGGCTTCTGGCACGACTGA
- a CDS encoding nucleotidyltransferase domain-containing protein, which yields MASPRSGGPADAERVRGAALRFCDAEYPEATTVILGGSSSTGKRTPTSDIDILLIAPPSTFERRNGSPTSEARVTHHDGERFDVFAYTVEGYREWAERDFASLRPVLPVLLTEGIPLRTGDEFSELRRWSADRLAPGPRPTAHQLALRRYAVTDLIDDLTDATDELVSAAIRADLLRGLGELALLHSGAWLGSGKWLARRLRAVDPESADALAAFARERDHREAVRVAAALLDRLGGRVDEDFVR from the coding sequence ATGGCATCGCCTCGATCGGGCGGCCCCGCCGACGCTGAGCGAGTACGGGGCGCCGCGCTCCGCTTCTGCGATGCGGAGTACCCCGAGGCCACCACGGTCATCCTGGGCGGCAGCTCTTCAACCGGGAAACGGACGCCGACCAGCGACATCGACATCCTGCTGATCGCGCCACCATCGACCTTCGAGCGGCGAAACGGCAGCCCGACCTCCGAGGCCCGCGTCACGCACCACGACGGCGAGCGCTTCGATGTGTTCGCCTACACGGTCGAGGGATACCGCGAGTGGGCGGAACGCGACTTCGCCTCGCTGCGCCCGGTCCTGCCCGTCCTGCTGACCGAGGGCATCCCGTTGCGCACGGGCGACGAGTTCTCGGAACTGCGTCGCTGGTCGGCTGATCGCCTGGCGCCGGGTCCGCGGCCGACCGCGCATCAGCTGGCGCTCCGACGCTACGCGGTCACGGATCTGATCGACGACCTGACAGATGCGACGGACGAGTTGGTGTCGGCGGCCATCCGCGCCGATCTCCTCCGCGGCCTCGGAGAGCTCGCCCTGCTCCATTCCGGCGCGTGGCTGGGTAGCGGCAAATGGCTTGCCCGTCGGCTTCGTGCAGTCGACCCGGAGTCGGCCGATGCACTGGCCGCTTTCGCCCGCGAGCGGGACCATCGTGAGGCTGTCCGTGTCGCCGCCGCCCTGCTGGACCGCCTGGGCGGCCGCGTCGACGAGGACTTCGTGCGCTGA
- a CDS encoding biliverdin-producing heme oxygenase, translated as MADLIPFSEALRERTRGVHQESEGAGFMQDLMSGRGCRDDYIQLLSQHYFIYEALEEAAVWMREDPVAALFISPKLTRLPAIEADLAFLLGDDWRERIAPLPSTARYTARIREVGRTWPGGFIAHHYTRYLGDLSGGQIIRTLLQRQYGFETNGVGFYLFADIAKPKLFKDTYRSQLDAVEWTEEERDRVIGEVSLAFRFNTELFDDLATAKAAA; from the coding sequence ATGGCTGATCTGATCCCCTTCTCCGAAGCCCTCCGCGAACGCACGCGGGGTGTCCATCAGGAGAGTGAGGGCGCCGGCTTCATGCAAGACCTGATGAGCGGGCGGGGGTGCCGCGACGACTACATCCAGCTTCTCTCGCAGCACTACTTCATCTACGAGGCCCTCGAAGAGGCGGCCGTGTGGATGCGCGAAGACCCGGTCGCCGCCCTGTTCATCAGCCCCAAGCTGACGCGCCTGCCGGCGATCGAGGCCGACCTCGCCTTCCTGCTCGGCGACGACTGGCGCGAGCGGATCGCGCCCCTGCCCTCGACGGCGCGGTACACGGCCCGCATCCGCGAGGTCGGGCGCACCTGGCCGGGCGGCTTCATCGCACACCACTACACGCGGTACCTCGGCGACCTGTCCGGCGGCCAGATCATCCGCACGCTGCTTCAGCGCCAGTACGGGTTCGAGACCAACGGCGTCGGGTTCTACCTGTTCGCCGACATCGCCAAGCCGAAGCTGTTCAAGGACACCTATCGGTCGCAGCTGGATGCGGTCGAGTGGACCGAGGAGGAGCGCGACCGCGTCATCGGCGAGGTGTCGCTGGCCTTCCGCTTCAACACGGAACTGTTCGACGACCTGGCGACGGCGAAGGCCGCCGCCTGA
- a CDS encoding acyltransferase family protein, which translates to MSLAAATLAPDSPPTRARTATGPHPDRAPSSRRDAAVDVARAWCLTVVVALHALMVGVSVTADGPLLQNAMEHWSGFGILTWFGQVMPLFFVLGGFSGFLQWERARLRGDGYGAQLAGRLRRLFVPAVAAVLAIVVVLALLQLAGVPEDIVATAGFRLSQPLWFLGVYVVCTAALPLLAALHRRRPLLALAGLGAAVLAVDVVRASTGVAAVGLINLLFVWLLVQQLGFVLATLPRDGWSARRARWMAVAAFGTLAVLCAAGVYSPDLYLNLNPPTGALVLLGVGQLAVFSLLRTRLARLAEGRILGRYVAAMNRRAMTVYSWHMLVLVLLAGVLLVVGGESLPQPLSAGWWLTRPLWLAAAGVAVAGVAAVAGRLEARPSDAGAGMGWRVPGPLRAVCAAAAGAGGVLLILVSGSALAAWVVGAVLILACLGLLRSPGVSPERRPAVLTGVARVGEA; encoded by the coding sequence ATGTCTCTCGCAGCCGCCACGCTCGCGCCCGACTCCCCGCCGACTCGGGCGAGAACCGCTACGGGTCCGCATCCCGACCGCGCTCCGTCCTCTCGGCGCGACGCCGCAGTGGATGTGGCACGCGCCTGGTGCCTCACCGTCGTCGTCGCCCTCCACGCTCTGATGGTCGGCGTCTCCGTCACCGCGGACGGGCCGCTGCTCCAGAACGCGATGGAGCACTGGAGCGGGTTCGGCATCCTGACCTGGTTCGGCCAGGTCATGCCGCTCTTCTTCGTGCTCGGCGGGTTCTCCGGGTTCCTGCAGTGGGAGCGCGCACGCCTGCGCGGTGACGGGTACGGCGCCCAGCTCGCCGGTCGCCTGCGGCGCCTTTTCGTGCCGGCCGTCGCGGCGGTACTCGCGATCGTGGTGGTGCTGGCCCTGTTGCAGTTGGCCGGCGTGCCGGAGGACATCGTGGCGACCGCAGGTTTCCGGCTCAGCCAGCCGCTGTGGTTCCTCGGCGTCTACGTCGTGTGCACGGCGGCGCTGCCTCTGCTGGCCGCCCTGCATCGGCGTCGTCCCCTGCTCGCGCTTGCGGGTCTGGGGGCAGCGGTGCTCGCCGTGGACGTGGTCCGCGCATCCACGGGCGTGGCCGCCGTGGGCCTGATCAACCTGCTCTTCGTGTGGTTGCTCGTCCAGCAGCTGGGCTTCGTTCTCGCAACGCTTCCCCGGGACGGATGGTCAGCACGTCGTGCGAGGTGGATGGCGGTCGCCGCGTTCGGGACTCTGGCCGTGTTGTGCGCCGCCGGCGTCTACTCTCCCGACCTCTACCTCAATCTCAATCCGCCGACCGGAGCCCTCGTGCTCCTCGGCGTCGGTCAGCTCGCCGTGTTCTCCCTCCTTCGCACCCGGCTCGCGCGTCTCGCGGAGGGTCGCATCCTCGGCCGGTACGTGGCCGCCATGAACCGGCGCGCCATGACCGTGTACTCGTGGCACATGCTCGTTCTGGTCCTGCTGGCGGGGGTGCTGCTCGTGGTGGGCGGCGAGTCGCTGCCTCAGCCGCTGTCGGCCGGGTGGTGGCTGACGCGGCCGCTGTGGCTGGCCGCCGCCGGGGTGGCGGTGGCCGGGGTTGCGGCGGTCGCCGGGCGGCTCGAGGCCCGGCCGTCCGACGCGGGCGCTGGGATGGGATGGCGCGTTCCGGGGCCGCTCCGTGCGGTGTGCGCCGCGGCGGCGGGCGCCGGCGGTGTCCTGCTCATTCTGGTCTCCGGGTCGGCGCTGGCGGCCTGGGTCGTGGGTGCCGTGCTGATCCTCGCTTGCCTCGGTCTATTGCGCTCGCCGGGTGTGTCGCCGGAGCGGCGGCCGGCCGTCTTGACGGGAGTCGCGCGGGTAGGAGAGGCTTAG
- a CDS encoding response regulator, with amino-acid sequence MTISVLVVDDQAMVRAGFAAILAAQDGIDVLGQASDGAEGVELARRLRPDVVLMDVRMPGMNGIDATRELVHPSRGEPHRPLVLVLTTFDADEYVYDALAAGASGFLLKDAPPDDLVHAVRVVAAGEALLAPRVTKRLLERFATQRPATSSRALLLADLTEREREILVLIGRGMSNAEIAAQLFIAEQTVKTHVSRIFTKLGLRDRVQAVILAFDAGLVEPAP; translated from the coding sequence GTGACGATCTCCGTGCTCGTGGTCGACGACCAGGCGATGGTCCGCGCCGGCTTCGCCGCCATCCTCGCGGCCCAGGACGGGATCGACGTGCTCGGCCAGGCGTCGGACGGCGCTGAGGGTGTCGAACTGGCGCGCCGCCTGCGACCGGACGTCGTGCTCATGGACGTCCGAATGCCCGGCATGAACGGCATCGACGCGACGCGCGAGCTCGTCCATCCGTCGCGCGGTGAGCCGCATCGACCGCTCGTTCTCGTGCTGACCACGTTCGACGCGGACGAGTACGTCTACGACGCGCTCGCTGCCGGTGCGAGCGGGTTCCTGCTCAAGGACGCGCCGCCGGACGACCTCGTCCACGCCGTCCGCGTCGTCGCGGCCGGGGAGGCGCTGCTCGCTCCGCGCGTGACCAAACGACTGCTGGAGCGGTTCGCGACCCAGCGGCCCGCCACCTCCAGCCGCGCTCTCCTGCTCGCCGACCTGACCGAGCGCGAGCGCGAGATCCTCGTGCTCATCGGGCGGGGCATGTCGAACGCCGAGATCGCGGCGCAGCTCTTCATCGCGGAGCAGACCGTGAAGACGCACGTGAGCCGCATCTTCACCAAGCTGGGCCTGCGCGACCGGGTGCAGGCCGTGATCCTGGCCTTCGATGCCGGGCTCGTCGAACCGGCGCCGTAA